The following nucleotide sequence is from Halogeometricum borinquense DSM 11551.
AGAGGATGAACGCGTGCATCACACCGCCGTAGAGGTCGCGGTCGAACTGTTTCTCGTTCGAGAAGACGACCTTCGAGGCGCGCGCGATGCGGCCCGGAAGGTCGTCCAGACGCTCGAACGCGTCTTCTTCTCCCTGCGTGTACCGACTGAAGCGCTCGTACACCCCATACAGGAAGACGAGTATCGCCGTCGTGGCGAGTGCGTAAAACACCACCTCACCAACTGGACTGATCGTCCAGAACGTCTCCCGAGTCGGTTCCGACTGCAAGATTGTCATAGATGATTACGCGGAAACTGCGGGGTTAAATCTTGCCACCCGGAACAGTTTTGGATGACATATCCACCCTCTGTTTGCCGGTCAGACGAACACCGAAGCGACGAAGGCGACGCCGACGACGAGGACGGGATAGTCGCGTCGTTCGAGGCGGAGGCCGGGAAGCGTCGGATTCCATGCGAAACATCGGGCCCGAAGGGCAAGAGAGAGCCTGTCAGACCGGGCGAACGCGCGACGAACGCCTGCGGTTCCGATGATACGCATTCGTTCGGACAGGGAGCGTTCGTTACCGAGTCGCGCCTTCGATGCCTCGCGGACGCGCCGGAGATCAGCCAACAGGACCGGAAAAAAGCGAAAGACGAGGGCGACACCGACACCGAAGAACCGGCCGATGCGTCCCGGCAACAGTCGTTCGACAGCGGCGCGGGAGTCGCGCACGGATGTCGTCCGCAGATAGACGCCCGAGACGACGAGGACAAGCAGTACGCGGTAACTGGCGAGTGCGGGTTCAACGGCCGCGGCTGGATCGATTCCGAGCGGCGAGAGCGACACCGTCCTGACGAGGGGTGCGATGAGCAGAAACGGAAGCGCCGGAGCAAACCCGCGAATCGGATCAGCCGGCGAGACGCGCCCAGCGGCGAGAATACCGCCAGTGACGACCGTGAAAACGGCGAGTCCGCGCGGCGTCGTGTGCGCGAAAATAGCGAGGGCAAACGCCGCCTGCACGAAGAGCTTCGTCCGCGGATCCAACCGGTGGGCCAGCGAGTCGCCGGGGTGGTAGGTCAGTATCATTCGGGAGCGCGAACGTCGTACTGTTCGACCTGTTCGACGGCCTGTTCGGGCGTTTCGT
It contains:
- a CDS encoding energy-coupling factor transporter transmembrane component T family protein → MLTYHPGDSLAHRLDPRTKLFVQAAFALAIFAHTTPRGLAVFTVVTGGILAAGRVSPADPIRGFAPALPFLLIAPLVRTVSLSPLGIDPAAAVEPALASYRVLLVLVVSGVYLRTTSVRDSRAAVERLLPGRIGRFFGVGVALVFRFFPVLLADLRRVREASKARLGNERSLSERMRIIGTAGVRRAFARSDRLSLALRARCFAWNPTLPGLRLERRDYPVLVVGVAFVASVFV